Proteins encoded in a region of the Calypte anna isolate BGI_N300 chromosome 15, bCalAnn1_v1.p, whole genome shotgun sequence genome:
- the LOC103529246 gene encoding sodium-dependent serotonin transporter encodes MAEQPCLAPSPGSPGPQTHPRDKWSKKLDFLLSVVGFAVDLGNVWRFPYICYQNGGGAFLIPYTLMAVFGGVPLFYMELALGQFHRTGAIPIWQHICPIFKGTGFAICIIGLYVSFYYNTIIAWALYYFYSSFSGTLPWASCDNPWNTPNCTNYFGGNNVTWTNFSRSPAEEFYTRKVLEIQKSRGLYDVGGIRWQLLLCLFLIFTIVYFSLWKGVKTSGKVVWVTATLPYLVLLVLLVRGATLPGAWRGVIFYLRPDWGKLLSTAVWVDAAAQIFFSLGPGFGVLLALASYNHFHNNCYRDALLTSTVNCLTSFLSGFVIFTVLGYMAEMRGVEVEDVARDKGPSLLFITYPEAIANMVGSTFFAIIFFLMMITLGLDSTFGGLEAVITAVMDEYPQVLAGRRELFVLGLISVCFLGSLSTLTYGGAYVVKLLEEFGAGCSILAVVLLETIAVSWFYGIQRFSHDVKAMLGFTPGLFWKVCWAAISPALLAFIVISSLLDQPPLALFDYQYPEWSISVGYLIGASSFICIPFYMVYRLVWTPGSLKQRLALCIQPEKTTRAPQADTVSMAPIL; translated from the exons atggcagagcagccctgcctggcccccagcccaggctcccCAGGGCCCCAAACTCACCCCAGGGACAAATGGAGCAAAAAACtggatttcctcctctctgtCGTCGGATTTGCTGTCGACTTGGGCAACGTCTGGAGGTTCCCATACATCTGCTACCAGAACGGAGGGG GAGCCTTTCTCATCCCCTACACACTGATGGCTGTTTTTGGAGGAGTGCCCCTCTTCTACATGGAGCTGGCCCTGGGGCAGTTCCACAGGACGGGTGCCATCCCCATCTGGCAGCACATCTGCCCCATCTTTAAAG GCACTGGTTTTGCCATTTGCATCATTGGTCTCTACGTCTCCTTTTACTACAACACCATCATTGCCTGGGCTCTCTATTATTTCTACTCCTCCTTCTCGGGGACGTTGCCCTGGGCCAGCTGTGACAACCCCTGGAACACACCCAACTGCACCAACTACTTTGGGGGCAACAATGTCACCTGGACCAACTTCTCCAGGTCCCCCGCCGAGGAGTTTTACAC GAGGAAGGTCCTGGAGATCCAAAAGTCCAGGGGTCTGTACGACGTGGGGGGGATCCGctggcagctgctcctctgcctcttcctcatCTTCACCATCGTCTACTTCAGCCTGTGGAAAGGGGTGAAAACCTCTGGGAAG GTGGTCTGGGTGACAGCCACGCTGCCCTACCTTGTCCTCCTTGTCCTGCTGGTCCGAGGGGCCACCCTGCCCGGTGCTTGGAGAGGAGTCATCTTCTACCTGCGCCCAGACTGGGGCAAGCTCCTGAGCACCGCG GTTTGGGTCGATGCTGCtgcacagattttcttctccctgggCCCTGGGTTCGGTGTCCTCCTTGCTCTGGCCAGTTACAACCATTTCCACAACAACTGCTACCG GGATGCTCTTCTCACCAGCACAGTGAACTGCCTCACCAGCTTCCTCTCGGGCTTTGTCATCTTCACCGTGCTGGGCTACATGGCCGAGATGAGAGGTGTGGAGGTGGAGGATGTGGCCAGAGATAAAG GGCCCAGCCTCCTTTTTATCACCTACCCTGAAGCGATTGCCAACATGGTGGGATCCACCTTCTTTGCCATCATATTCTTCCTGATGATGATCACGTTGGGGCTGGACAGCACG TTTGGGGGTTTGGAGGCTGTGATCACAGCTGTGATGGACGAGTACCCCCAGGTCCTGGCCGGGCGCCGGGAGCTCTTTGTCCTTGGCCTCATCTCCGTTTGTTTCCTgggctccctcagcaccctcacctAT GGGGGAGCCTACGTGGTGAAGCTGCTAGAGGAGTTTGGTGctggctgctccatcctggctgtggtgctgctggagaCAATCGCCGTCTCCTGGTTTTATG GGATTCAGCGCTTCTCCCACGATGTGAAAGCCATGCTGGGCTTCACCCCAGGGCTCTTCTGGAAGGTGTGCTGGGCTGCCATCAGCCCTGCCTTGCTAGCA TTCATAGTCATCAGCTCCCTCCTGGACCAGCCACCCCTGGCACTCTTCGACTACCAGTATCCCGAGTGGAGCATCTCTGTGGGGTACCTCATCGGAGCATCCTCCTTCATCTGCATCCCCTTCTACATGGTGTACAGGCTCGTCTGGACACCAGGGTCTCTCAAGCAG cGCCTCGCCCTCTGCATTCAGCCGGAGAAAACCACACGGGCCCCCCAGGCAGACACAGTGTCCATGGCCCCCATCCTGTAG
- the LOC115599221 gene encoding myosin heavy chain IB-like: protein MHRAVRGLPRLPRRKRDAEGRAQPVPVPVPVPVPVPLGSLRCPRKAGAGAPEGGSGPVGAGRQEEEGPGRDTKAGTARSLGLGAGRSDGAGGGAGLGTGPAGSAGPGRAQPALRCAAETEPGAAGQHPQRPAARHHPHGHLRLQTAPAAVAAWGNNASGSRFSRHLSCQRQGMSRHRPVTPAASPVPRLGSIAWLYRDIASRDSVAGGWKSHPSPPGTGS from the exons ATGCACAGGGCTGTGCGGGGGCTCCCGCGGCTCCCCCGGAGGAAGCGCGACGCGGAGGGAAGAGCACAGCCcgtgccggtgccggtgccggtgccggtgccggtgccgctCGGCTCCCTCCGGTGCCCCCGGAAAGCCGGTGCCGGTGCCCCGGAAGGCGGTTCTGGGCCCGTCGGGGCGGGGCGGCAGGAAGAGGAAGGGCCGGGCCGGGACACAAAGGCCGGTACCGCCCGGTCCCTGGGGCTGGGTGCGGGGCGCAGTGATGGGGCTGGAGGTGGTGCGGGGCTGGGCACTGgccctgctggctctgctggccCCGGGCGAGCGCAGCCGGCCCTACgctgtgctgcagaaacagaacCCGG tgctgctgggcagcatcCTCAGCGCCCTGCTGCTCGCCATCATCCTCATGGCCATCTGCGTCTACAAACCGCTCCGGCGGCGGTAGCGGCCTGGGGAAACAACGCCAGCGGCTCCCGGTTCTCTCGTCACCTCTCCTGCCAGCGACAAGGGATGTCGCGACACCGTCCCGTGACCCCCGCAGCATCACCGGTCCCTCGCCTCGGCAGCATCGCGTGGCTCTATCGCGACATCGCTTCCCGTGACAGCGTAGCCGGGGGCTGGAAATCGCACCCCAGCCCTCCTGGAACTGGCTCCTGA
- the ANKRD13A gene encoding ankyrin repeat domain-containing protein 13A isoform X1, producing the protein MMSSPGRASTAFPLHVLVWNNDYRRLDEELQDKDVDQRDPRGRTLLHLAVSLGYLESAKVLLQHKADVTKENAQGWTVLHEAVSTGDPEMVQMILQHRDYQQASMTLGGVPELLQKINETPDFYVEMKWEFTSWVPLVSRVCPSDVCRIWKSGAKLRVDITLLGFENMSWERGRRSLIFKGEDTGGWAELIEINHDEKFVTTERFELSQHMEHLTLESMTPKRKDVERRLTSPIINTCLDTKNIAFERSTSGFWVWRTEKAEGVNGYEAKVYMANNVNVVTRIRTEHLTEEEKKRYKADRNPLESFLGTVEHEYGAQSTTKTTEYAASNNPTAITLEEYFDPEFDLKGRDIGRPKEVTIRTQKFKASLWMSEEFPLSLMEQVTPIIDLMARTSAHFARLRDFITLEFPPGFPVKIEIPLFHVLNARITFENVNGCRTADKTSPQMAGGAQDDSGANFEVDQSVFEIPKSYHVQDDGRNIHVQDEDNEIMQFAIQQSLLESGGNKDMGVHSNGAVAYSQDFNIQYQRALQESFLTSSGSSPCITLREPSSFEKDLQLAMELSVREQEEREKQRRAEEDAELQQVLQLSLVEK; encoded by the exons ATGATGAGTTCCCCTGGCAGGGCCAGCACTGCCTTTCCCCTCCACGTCCTGGTCTGGAATAATGATTACAGGAGGCTGGACGAGGAGCTGCAGGACAAG GATGTGGATCAGCGCGATCCCCGAGGCCGGACCCTGCTGCACCTTGCTGTCTCCTTGGGGTATCTGGAATCTGCCAAGGTTCTGCTCCAGCACAAGGCAGATGTGACAAAAGAGAATGCCCAGGGATGGACAG TGTTACACGAGGCTGTCAGTACAGGAGACCCAGAGATGGTACAAATGATCCTGCAGCATCGGGACTACCAGCAGGCCTCCATGACCCTCGGGGGAGTTCCTGAACTGCTCCAAAAGATTAATGAG actCCTGACTTTTATGTGGAAATGAAATGGGAGTTCACCAGCTGGG tcCCCCTGGTTTCCAGGGTCTGTCCAAGCGACGTCTGCCGCATCTGGAAAAGCGGTGCCAAGCTGCGTGTGGACATCACCCTGCTGGGCTTTGAGAACATgagctgggagagaggaaggagaagcttAATTTTCAAGGGGGAAG ACACTGGAGGCTGGGCAGAGCTGATTGAGATCAATCACGATGAGAAGTTTGTTACAACAGAACGTTTTGAGCTTTCCCAGCACATGGAGCATTTGACACTGGAGTCTATGACACCCAAAAGGAAGGATGTGGAGAGACGCCTCACCTCCCCAATTATTAACACGTGCCTTGACACCAAAAACATTGCTTTTGAAAG GTCCACTTCTGGATTCTGGGTATGGaggacagaaaaagcagaaggtgTAAATGGTTATGAAGCAAAG gtatacATGGCAAACAATGTGAATGTGGTCACAAGAATCCGAACAGAACATCTgacagaagaggagaagaaaagatatAAAG CTGACAGGAACCCCCTGGAATCATTTCTGGGTACAGTGGAACATGAGTATGGTGCTCAG aGTACAACCAAGACAACAGAGTATGCAGCAAGCAACAATCCTACTGCTATTACTCTGGAGGAATACTTTGACCCAGAATTTGATTTGAAAGGTAGAGACATAGGAAGACCAAAAGAAGTCACCATTCGAACACAGAA ATTTAAAGCCAGCCTGTGGATGAGTGAAGAGTTCCCCTTGTCTCTGATGGAACAAGTGACTCCAATCATTGATCTGATGGCCAGAACCAGTGCACACTTTGCCAGGCTTAGGGATTTCATCACTCTGGAATTTCCACCAGGATTTCCTGTCAAAATTG AAATCCCTTTGTTTCACGTGCTGAATGCCCGaattacatttgaaaatgtcAATGGCTGCAGGACAGCTGACAAAACATCACCACAGATGGCTGGAGGGGCACAGGATGATTCAG GTGCTAATTTTGAGGTTGATCAGTCAGTGTTTGAAATCCCCAAGTCTTACCACGTCCAGGATGATGGCAGAAACATCCACGTGCAGGATGAAGATAATGAGATCATGCAGTTTGCTATTCAGCAGAGTTTGCTGGAATCTGGTGGAAATAAA GATATGGGGGTGCATTCCAATGGAGCAGTTGCATATTCCCAGGACTTCAATATACAGTATCAGAG GGCACTGCAGGAGAGCTTTCTAACAAGCTCAGGTAGCTCACCCTGCATCACCCTTAGAGAACCTTCCAGTTTTGAGAAGGATTTGCAGCTGGCCATGGAGCTGTCTGTCCGGGAGCAGGAGGAGCGGGAGAAGCAGCGGCGGGCAGAGGAAGATGCAGAGCTTCAGCAGGttctgcagctttccctggTGGAAAAATAA
- the ANKRD13A gene encoding ankyrin repeat domain-containing protein 13A isoform X2, with translation MVQMILQHRDYQQASMTLGGVPELLQKINETPDFYVEMKWEFTSWVPLVSRVCPSDVCRIWKSGAKLRVDITLLGFENMSWERGRRSLIFKGEDTGGWAELIEINHDEKFVTTERFELSQHMEHLTLESMTPKRKDVERRLTSPIINTCLDTKNIAFERSTSGFWVWRTEKAEGVNGYEAKVYMANNVNVVTRIRTEHLTEEEKKRYKADRNPLESFLGTVEHEYGAQSTTKTTEYAASNNPTAITLEEYFDPEFDLKGRDIGRPKEVTIRTQKFKASLWMSEEFPLSLMEQVTPIIDLMARTSAHFARLRDFITLEFPPGFPVKIEIPLFHVLNARITFENVNGCRTADKTSPQMAGGAQDDSGANFEVDQSVFEIPKSYHVQDDGRNIHVQDEDNEIMQFAIQQSLLESGGNKDMGVHSNGAVAYSQDFNIQYQRALQESFLTSSGSSPCITLREPSSFEKDLQLAMELSVREQEEREKQRRAEEDAELQQVLQLSLVEK, from the exons ATGGTACAAATGATCCTGCAGCATCGGGACTACCAGCAGGCCTCCATGACCCTCGGGGGAGTTCCTGAACTGCTCCAAAAGATTAATGAG actCCTGACTTTTATGTGGAAATGAAATGGGAGTTCACCAGCTGGG tcCCCCTGGTTTCCAGGGTCTGTCCAAGCGACGTCTGCCGCATCTGGAAAAGCGGTGCCAAGCTGCGTGTGGACATCACCCTGCTGGGCTTTGAGAACATgagctgggagagaggaaggagaagcttAATTTTCAAGGGGGAAG ACACTGGAGGCTGGGCAGAGCTGATTGAGATCAATCACGATGAGAAGTTTGTTACAACAGAACGTTTTGAGCTTTCCCAGCACATGGAGCATTTGACACTGGAGTCTATGACACCCAAAAGGAAGGATGTGGAGAGACGCCTCACCTCCCCAATTATTAACACGTGCCTTGACACCAAAAACATTGCTTTTGAAAG GTCCACTTCTGGATTCTGGGTATGGaggacagaaaaagcagaaggtgTAAATGGTTATGAAGCAAAG gtatacATGGCAAACAATGTGAATGTGGTCACAAGAATCCGAACAGAACATCTgacagaagaggagaagaaaagatatAAAG CTGACAGGAACCCCCTGGAATCATTTCTGGGTACAGTGGAACATGAGTATGGTGCTCAG aGTACAACCAAGACAACAGAGTATGCAGCAAGCAACAATCCTACTGCTATTACTCTGGAGGAATACTTTGACCCAGAATTTGATTTGAAAGGTAGAGACATAGGAAGACCAAAAGAAGTCACCATTCGAACACAGAA ATTTAAAGCCAGCCTGTGGATGAGTGAAGAGTTCCCCTTGTCTCTGATGGAACAAGTGACTCCAATCATTGATCTGATGGCCAGAACCAGTGCACACTTTGCCAGGCTTAGGGATTTCATCACTCTGGAATTTCCACCAGGATTTCCTGTCAAAATTG AAATCCCTTTGTTTCACGTGCTGAATGCCCGaattacatttgaaaatgtcAATGGCTGCAGGACAGCTGACAAAACATCACCACAGATGGCTGGAGGGGCACAGGATGATTCAG GTGCTAATTTTGAGGTTGATCAGTCAGTGTTTGAAATCCCCAAGTCTTACCACGTCCAGGATGATGGCAGAAACATCCACGTGCAGGATGAAGATAATGAGATCATGCAGTTTGCTATTCAGCAGAGTTTGCTGGAATCTGGTGGAAATAAA GATATGGGGGTGCATTCCAATGGAGCAGTTGCATATTCCCAGGACTTCAATATACAGTATCAGAG GGCACTGCAGGAGAGCTTTCTAACAAGCTCAGGTAGCTCACCCTGCATCACCCTTAGAGAACCTTCCAGTTTTGAGAAGGATTTGCAGCTGGCCATGGAGCTGTCTGTCCGGGAGCAGGAGGAGCGGGAGAAGCAGCGGCGGGCAGAGGAAGATGCAGAGCTTCAGCAGGttctgcagctttccctggTGGAAAAATAA